The DNA region GCCCCCAGACTTCGCCGAAGCAGTCGATAAACTGATTATCTTCCCCCTGAAGCTCTATCCGGTTAGCCCTGAGCAGCAGCTTATCGGACCGCACCTCGGCATTCCCGGTAAGCATGGTGATTTCTTTCCCCGACGCCCGACCCCCGGTCATGTGATCCGCCCTGAAAGTAAAGGTATCTGCATTGACAGAAAAGCTAAGGGCCAACAGTAAAAGTGTCAGGGGAAGGGTTTTTATGACCATAGGGCCGGTTCCATGGGCTCATACCCATCCGCATCCGGGCTTTGTTCCGGATTAATGAAAGGTTCCCCGTTTTCGGGGTAGCTGCCCGGTTCGGCCACTTCTTCGGAGGATTCCTCCCCGGAAGAATCCTCCTCATCCTTATCAACAAAAGTTCCATCTACGCCGCCGGAAAAGGCCCAGGTTCTGCTCCGGGCATCGGCGAAAAAACCCTTGCCTGAAAAAAGGGTCCCGTCGGAACGCTGGATGCCCACGGTATCCTCTTCGCCCCCGGTAAGCAGCCTCGGTTCGTCCTCCCAGGAAAGGTTATCTGTTTCTATGGTTATATCTTCCGACTCAACGGCGATAATAATACTTTTTTCCAGCAATATATTTCCTGACTCCAGTTCCACCAGGGCATTCCCCGCCCGGCCTGAGGCATTTACATCATCACCGTGATTGTAAAACTGTTCAAAGGAAAAATTCCGGAGTTCCATGGTCTGCCGTTTTTCATACCGTTCCGCCAGCTGGGCCCGGAAACGCACCACCGGGTCCCCATCCCGCATCCGGACATACTCCACCTCTCCCATAATAATGTCCGGCTGGTCTTCATTTTCAGATTCCATGTCACCGTAATCAAAGGAGCAGCTGCCCAGCAAAACTAAGGCTATACCAATGAGGAATGAGAAATGAGAAATGAGGAATTTGTGTTTTGTCGCCACTCTTTTTTTGCCTGGTTTCGTATCTTTCATTCCTAACTTCTGCTTCCTAATTTCTAATTCCCTTTCGTTTTTTTGACCGCAGCGATGAAGTCCCGGAACAGGGGGCTGGCTGCGGTGGGTTTGGACTTAAATTCCGGGTGGAATTGTACCCCCAGGCCCCAGGGGTGATCCGAC from Treponema primitia ZAS-2 includes:
- the lptC gene encoding LPS export ABC transporter periplasmic protein LptC: MKDTKPGKKRVATKHKFLISHFSFLIGIALVLLGSCSFDYGDMESENEDQPDIIMGEVEYVRMRDGDPVVRFRAQLAERYEKRQTMELRNFSFEQFYNHGDDVNASGRAGNALVELESGNILLEKSIIIAVESEDITIETDNLSWEDEPRLLTGGEEDTVGIQRSDGTLFSGKGFFADARSRTWAFSGGVDGTFVDKDEEDSSGEESSEEVAEPGSYPENGEPFINPEQSPDADGYEPMEPALWS